The following are encoded together in the Drosophila takahashii strain IR98-3 E-12201 chromosome X, DtakHiC1v2, whole genome shotgun sequence genome:
- the LOC108067218 gene encoding LOW QUALITY PROTEIN: protein tweety (The sequence of the model RefSeq protein was modified relative to this genomic sequence to represent the inferred CDS: substituted 2 bases at 2 genomic stop codons), which yields MEQPSILVKILHSIPHVNYTFRRVNDTFNPDSDVYLESLGILASIPAGLLIVSLLGLLLYLLTRCCDRRQRKPSAQRCQSCSLVIITLMTCAAIGLGLYGNDDFHNGLLQAFGSGKNVEGLVLTLKRQTESIKHDLEMRMAGHKVEQLVEKPQYNQTVVMLLIETSRLVTENTSRAVASLDSMVHYFMKAKGSENDTSLMGLLQLGEFYESIRWPATLAFLTVLLLLCTVLVIGVARRSRCTLIFFSVSGLFCIIICWLLAGVYLASSVAAGDFCMRPHDYMCRQVGMRSPYVDFLNCGTPRNRFILRLNESRDLVDRARESVEQMQRMSQDTYPHIDIQRTLNAMDSDLETTLRNLTTLSATLDRRAIDMHYEEALRGLCGGGLLGLSLMMVAGLLTSFLLTILVYADSHAWIYLSKRPTLDADKSETTPLFPASNAPSASISPTAPPNTGTINRTLLHHQQQASAGGGSGNLPGSGGLGGGGVGGGGLGGGGANGHNGVGHYRNGTAGLRQGLASPSSQSSHTSSTATYNNHNNGTTTGYNNSHQQQQHHHNNLYSNHHHHYYSNNSTQHRTNSAAGAVVAAVGVASSSGQRSPSPPPGYDLVHGTRSGHHTLGRLPSHHQQSATYLPGPNNGKYATLSKQCKTLESNDFYXDSLACSSHAGSSSNTAQQQHQQQMLVQQQSSLINQNQVQSQSTLKNIFASATLPRSTGSSIRSVLSVQTSNAGICRSTGNGLDGGGDLVDDRDPRDVTNNSFNRFDPKYISIGPKAVRGQNNNLNIMSAAGTANKCATLRHVGRYGGSLKGVSAVNATPSPAAAAPAVHSPNLRSAITPSIATVSKDYCQQPDCIPQEFLLQQQQLQQQQQQQLQQQHQLQQTQVQLQQQPQIVPPAPPQPAPPPPPKPKIVNTFTEIPGTTGVGSSYAKEQQHQQQLLALQQQRERELQQQQLQQRELHPPTTHILPPSAVYSIESSDVVLPTAAPRVQQRSLNPASIINQPLPDIPTNQQQAKISAQPLCAASLGQYRSLQRPQTQKLQPVVISSPQQPPTLPPKNRHKNSNRGGAVDAVSNANHNHLQTLPPKSASLRQQQQQQQERERDRERERERPRRAETLDNARSYIDQQYPSHLITTSNMKKQHSYDSSYHQQQQQAFYQRQHNNNFSSKQQQQLMLEQHQQQQQALFYRSLKRGERGGAGSATAGATGGGAAISNHSDLYSVTELXECACCGGGVDVVRRGASSTSLHAAAATQTQSHNQNPTTQSQNQEPVPLPPKKHRQRERERERNLEREQREQAPCNANLCEEHEYDEYYPQAYEIQAAGGGGSGGGVTTNSGSKHGKQSQQRAATFDVADARDYELKRLGNRRSQQQAAPSKRNGGGGAAPVSQEHHRSHDRERSRSDHRIASYACEEVNSSALCSAGSMSSMLQPANGTGHRSSSHQRDHHQRDQRERREKTFKV from the exons ATGGAACAGCCGAGCATTCTCGTCAAAATCCTGCACTCTATTCCGCATGTGAATTACACATTCCGTCGGGTTAACGACACCTTCAATCCGGACAGCGATGTTTACCTCGAG AGTCTGGGCATCCTGGCGTCCATTCCCGCCGGTCTTCTGATCGTTTCGCTGCTGGGCCTGCTCCTGTACCTGTTGACCAGGTGCTGCGATCGTCGCCAAAGGAAGCCGAGCGCCCAGCGCTGCCAGAGCTGTTCGCTGGTCATCATCACGCTGATGACTTGTGCTGCCATCGGATTAG GTTTGTACGGAAACGATGACTTCCATAATGGCCTGCTTCAGGCCTTTGGATCCGGGAAGAACGTTGAGGGTCTTGTGCTCACCTTAAAACGACAG ACGGAGAGCATTAAACACGACCTAGAGATGCGGATGGCCGGGCACAAGGTGGAGCAGCTGGTGGAGAAGCCACAATACAACCAGACGGTGGTCATGCTACTCATCGAGACTTCTCGGCTGGTCACGGAGAACACCTCGCGGGCGGTGGCTTCGCTGGACAGCATGGTGCACTACTTTATGAAGGCCAAGGGCAGCGAGAACGATACCTCTCTGATGGGATTACTGCAG CTTGGCGAGTTCTACGAATCCATTCGTTGGCCAGCCACTCTGGCTTTTCTCACTGTGCTTCTGCTGCTTTGCACGGTTCTGGTGATTGGCGTAGCCAGGCGGTCCCGCTGCACCCTGATCTTCTTCAGCGTTTCGGGTCTGTTCTGTATAATAATCTGCTGGCTTTTGGCGGGCGTTTACCTGGCCTCCAGTGTAGCTGCCGGGGATTTCTGTATGCGACCACATGACTACATGTGCCGCCAGGTGGGCATG CGGAGTCCCTATGTTGACTTCCTGAACTGCGGTACGCCGCGCAATCGGTTTATTTTGCGCCTGAACGAATCACGGGATCTGGTGGATCGGGCCAGGGAAAGTGTGGAACAAATGCAGCG GATGAGCCAAGACACTTATCCGCACATCGACATTCAGCGCACCCTGAACGCCATGGACAGTGATTTGGAGACGACTCTTCGCAACCTTACGACGCTATCAGCCACTCTGGACAGACGGGCCATCGACATGCACTACGAAGAGGCTCTCCGCGGACTTTGCGGTGGCGGGTTGCTGGGTCTCAGTCTGATGATGGTGGCCGGCCTGCTCACCTCCTTCCTACTGACTATCCTGGTGTATGCCGACTCGCACGCCTGGATTTATTTGTCCAAGCG GCCTACGCTGGACGCTGACAAATCGGAGACGACGCCCCTGTTCCCCGCCTCGAATGCGCCGAGCGCCAGCATCTCGCCCACGGCACCACCAAACACGGGGACGATCAACAGGACGCTGctgcaccaccagcagcaggctTCGGCGGGCGGCGGATCGGGCAACTTGCCGGGGTCTGGAGGCCTGGGCGGCGGAGGGGTTGGAGGAGGAGGCCTCGGCGGAGGCGGAGCCAATGGACACAACGGCGTGGGGCATTATCGCAATGGAACGGCCGGCCTGAGACAAGGGTTGGCATCACCTTCATCTCAATCAAGCCACACCTCATCCACCGCCACTtacaacaaccacaacaacgGCACCACCACCGGTTACAACAACagccaccaacaacaacaacaccaccaCAACAACCTGTACAgcaaccaccaccaccactactacagcaacaacagcacacAGCATAGAACTAACTCCGCGGCGGGGGCGGTGGTAgcggcggtgggcgtggccagcagcagcggtCAGCGATCGCCGTCGCCGCCGCCCGGCTACGATTTGGTGCATGGCACAAG GTCAGGCCACCACACGCTGGGTCGCCTACCATCGCACCATCAACAGTCGGCAACATATCTGCCAGGACCAAACAATGGAAAGTACGCGACGCTTAGCAAGCAGTGTAAGACGCTCGAGTCGAACGACTTCTACTGAGATTCGCTTGCCTGCAGTTCCCATGCAGGCAGTAGCAGCAACacagcacagcagcagcaccagcagcaaatGCTGGTTCAACAGCAGAGCAGCCTTATCAATCAGAACCAGGTTCAGAGTCAGAGCACGCTGAAGAACATTTTTGCATCGGCCACCTTGCCCCGCTCCACGGGCAGCTCCATCCGCTCGGTGCTTTCTGTCCAGACTTCCAATGCGGGCATTTGCCGCTCCACGGGCAACGGATTGGACGGTGGTGGCGACTTGGTCGACGATCGCGATCCCAGGGATGTAACCAATAACAGCTTCAATCGCTTTGATCCCAAATACATAAGCATTGGTCCGAAGGCGGTAAGGGGTCAGAATAATAATCTTAACATTATGTCCGCCGCCGGCACGGCCAATAAGTGTGCCACGTTGCGGCATGTGGGTCGCTACGGTGGCTCGCTTAAGGGTGTGTCTGCCGTCAATGCCACGCCCTCTccagccgccgccgccccaGCAGTCCATTCGCCAAACTTGAGGAGCGCCATAACGCCGTCGATAGCCACCGTTTCGAAGGATTACTGCCAGCAGCCGGACTGCATTCCACAGGAGTTCCTCctccagcaacagcagctccagcaacaacaacaacaacagctccagcagcaacaccaactcCAGCAAACGCAGGTTCAACTCCAACAACAACCTCAAATTGTGCCACCTGCTCCGCCGCAACCTgcgcctccgcctccgcccAAACCAAAGATAGTTAATACATTTACGGAAATTCCCGGCACCACGGGCGTGGGCAGCTCGTATgccaaggagcagcagcaccaaCAGCAGTTGTTGGCCCTTCAGCAGCAGAGAGAGCGTGAGctacagcaacagcagctccAGCAAAGGGAGTTGcatccacccaccacccacattCTACCCCCCTCGGCTGTTTACAGTATCGAGAGCAGCGACGTGGTGTTGCCCACTGCCGCGCCGCGTGTGCAGCAGCGTTCGCTAAATCCTGCCTCCATTATTAACCAGCCGCTGCCCGATATTCCCACCAATCAGCAACAGGCGAAGATCTCCGCTCAGCCGCTTTGCGCCGCCAGTTTGGGTCAGTACCGCTCGTTGCAGCGGCCCCAAACCCAGAAGTTGCAACCTGTGGTCATCTCCTCGCCGCAGCAACCGCCGACCTTGCCGCCGAAGAACcgtcacaaaaatagcaatcGAGGTGGGGCCGTCGATGCCGTCAGCAATGCTAATCATAATCATTTGCAAACCTTGCCGCCAAAGTCGGCTAGTCtgagacaacaacaacagcagcagcaggagcgagAAAGAGACCGGGAACGCGAGCGGGAGCGTCCGCGGCGGGCGGAAACTTTGGACAATGCCCGCAGTTATATAGATCAACAGTATCCCAGCCACCTGATAACCACCAGCAACATGAAAAAGCAACACTCATATGACAGTAGCTaccatcaacagcagcagcaggccttCTACCAAAGGcagcacaacaacaacttttcctcgaagcagcagcaacagttaaTGCTggagcaacatcagcagcagcagcaagccTTGTTCTATAGATCTCTAAAGCGAGGGGaacgaggaggagctggcagCGCCACCGCAGGAGCCACCGGTGGAGGAGCTGCCATTAGTAACCACAGCGATCTGTATTCGGTGACGGAGTTGTAGGAGTGCGCCTGCTGCGGCGGCGGTGTGGATGTGGTGCGAAGAGGCGCTTCATCCACATCGCTGCACGCAGCGGCGGCTACACAAACTCAGAGCCACAACCAAAACCCGACGACGCAATCGCAGAATCAGGAGCCTGTCCCCCTGCCACCCAAGAAGCATCGCCAACGTGAAAGGGAACGGGAGCGGAACCTAGAGCGGGAACAGCGGGAACAAGCCCCCTGCAATGCCAATCTGTGCGAGGAGCACGAGTACGATGAGTACTATCCGCAGGCCTACGAAATACAAGCGGCTGGAGGAGGTGGAAGCGGAGGAGGAGTTACTACTAACTCTGGATCCAAGCATGGCAAGCAAAGTCAGCAAAGAGCAGCCACTTTTGATGTGGCTGATGCCAGGGACTATGAACTGAAGCGATTGGGCAACCGGAGATCCCAGCAGCAGGCGGCTCCAAGTAAAAgaaatggaggaggaggagcagcgccTGTCAGCCAGGAACACCACCGCAGCCACGATCGCGAGCGGTCGCGCAGCGATCACCGCATTGCCAGCTACGCCTGCGAGGAGGTGAACTCCTCAGCGCTCTGCAGTGCCGGCTCCATGAGCTCCATGCTGCAGCCCGCCAATGGAACTGGTcacaggagcagcagccaccAGCGGGATCACCATCAGCGGGATCAGCGGGAGCGACGCGAGAAGACCTTCAAGGTATGA
- the LOC108067228 gene encoding LOW QUALITY PROTEIN: ATP-dependent DNA helicase DDX11 (The sequence of the model RefSeq protein was modified relative to this genomic sequence to represent the inferred CDS: deleted 1 base in 1 codon), which translates to MAQYTPHQPLATPTAQEFGFPYTPYGIQEQLMQEVFQVLENRKIGIFESPTGTGKSLTLTCGALTWLARHEDLVRSEMLARIRRVQLEVVKLEQDGKQARDWLESQGNCRLQEEELRKLQHLQGLLDQQEHQLAEIRKRAKIHKKQRREEHPPKPEDLDKDLESNSDSDSEHETADGPQGTSEDRYRPVQIFFCSRTHSQLTQIVAELRKTPHAQSVRCISLGSRQQLCGNPQVRSLRQVGLMNERCLEMASQKAQPNPSKKSRLTAGAGSRCPFKAPSLVESLRDLALTEPMDIEELASEGVACGACSYYASRSALEQAQLILLPYQLLLQKSARNQLGINLKGSIVIVDEAHNLLDTLAQLHGAEINRQQLERAKLEISGYKEHFQKRFSTKNLLKINQLIFIVRQLLKMLDRDEDRAQLHTSRMLRTYELTAEGDFFNIDLSELLDFCARTRFARKVQGHAVKMQREPRHSENQPPVSSARSQILQRLASEQKQKEQPKQPVKRKLEIFQEKVKEPTKIPVLEVIPSPVRPLLAFLGTLTSNAEDGRILLDSQEGTVKYILLDPAEQFADIVGEARAIVIAGGTMQPTQELKEQLFASCQDRLVERFYSHVVPDDAVLPFVVSNGPKGAPLCFKFAQRASIEMLQELSMILQNLCQVIPGGVVCFLPSYEYLDKVYKHLEQSSALERIARKKSVFREVSGSADQLLEKYAAAIKVSSGSGGALLLSVVGGKLSEGLNFADDLGRAVLVVGLPYPNRQSPELQQRMRHLDEKLGFGCGNEFYENLCLKAVNQCIGRAVRHINDYACVYLLDERFANPRIQRKLPEWISRHIVQASTGKGGFGAVQAQTARFFKSR; encoded by the exons ATGGCCCAATACACTCCCCACCAGCcactggccacgcccaccgcccaggAGTTTGGATTCCCCTACACACCATACGGAATCCAGGAGCAGCTGATGCAGGAAGTCTTCCAAGTGCTCGAAAACAGGAAGATTGGCATATTTGAGAGCCCCACGGGTACAGGGAAATCCCTCACACTCACTTGTGGCGCTCTCACCTGGCTGGCGAGGCACGAGGATCTGGTGCGATCGGAAATGCTGGCGAGGATTCGCCGGGTGCAACTAGAGGTGGTCAAACTGGAACAGGATGGTAAGCAGGCCAGGGATTGGCTAGAGAGTCAGGGGAACTGCAGGCtacaggaggaggagctccGCAAGCTGCAGCACTTGCAGGGGCTGCTGGACCAACAGGAACATCAACTGGCGGAGATCAGGAAGCGGGCAAAGATCCATAAAAAGCAAAGGCGGGAGGAGCACCCACCCAAGCCAGAGGACCTTGATAAGGACCTGGAATCTAACTCCGACTCGGATTCAGAGCACGAAACTGCAGATGGACCCCAGGGAACCAGCGAAGATCGCTATCGGCCAGTGCAGATCTTTTTCTGCAGTCGCACCCACTCCCAGTTGACTCAAATCGTGGCGGAACTGCGTAAGACACCGCATGCCCAGTCGGTGAGGTGCATTTCTCTGGGCTCCCGGCAGCAATTGTGTGGGAATCCCCAGGTGCGCAGCCTCCGGCAAGTGGGACTCATGAACGAGCGTTGCCTTGAGATGGCTAGCCAAAAGGCACAGCCCAATCCCAGCAAGAAAAGTAGACTGACTGCAGGTGCGGGCAGTAGGTGTCCATTTAAAGCGCCTTCTTTGGTGGAATCCCTTCGAGACTTGGCTCTCACTGAACCGATGGACATTGAAGAGCTGGCCAGCGAGGGAGTCGCCTGCGGTGCCTGCTCGTACTACGCATCCAGATCCGCTTTGGAGCAGGCTCAACTGATTCTACTGCCATATCAGCTGCTACTCCAGAAATCCGCCCGCAACCAGCTGGGCATAAATCTCAAAGGATCCATCGTTATCGTCGATGAGGCCCATAACCTTTTAGACACTTTGGCCCAGCTTCATGGCGCTGAAATCAACCGTCAGCAATTGGAGCGGGCCAAACTGGAGATCTCTGGCTACAAAGAGCACTTTCAGAAACGTTTTAGCACCAAGAATCTCTTGAAAATCAACCAACTTATCTTCATAGTTCGCCAGTTGCTTAAGATGCTCGACCGGGATGAGGATCGGGCCCAGCTCCACACCTCAAGAATGCTGCGCACCTATGAACTAACCGCCGAAGGTGACTTTTTTAACATCGATCTCTCTGAGCTTTTGGATTTTTGCGCACGCACTCGTTTTGCCCGTAAGGTCCAGGGACATGCGGTTAAAATGCAAAGGGAACCGCGGCACAGTGAGAATCAGCCGCCCGTGTCATCGGCGAGGAGTCAGATTCTCCAGAGGTTGGCCAGcgagcaaaagcaaaaagagCAGCCCAAGCAGCCGGTCAAGAGGAAACTAGAAATTTTCCAGGAAAAAGTGAAGGAGCCCACAAAAATCCCTGTGCTAGAAGTAATTCCATCCCCCGTAAGACCATTGCTCGCATTTTTGGGAACCCTCACCAGCAATGCAGAGGATGGCCGGATTTTATTAGATTCTCAAGAGGGAACTGTAAAGTATATACTGCTCGATCCTGCCGAGCAATTTGCTGATATCGTTGGCGAAGCTAGAGCG ATTGTGATTGCTGGCGGAACCATGCAGCCCACTCAGGAGCTGAAGGAGCAGCTGTTTGCCAGTTGCCAAGATCGCCTGGTCGAGCGTTTCTACAGTCATGTGGTGCCCGACGATGCGGTCTTGCCCTTTGTTGTGTCCAATGGTCCAAAGGGTGCTcctttgtgttttaaatttgccCAGAGGGCAAGTATAGAAATG CTCCAGGAGCTGTCAATGATCCTCCAGAATCTCTGCCAAGTGATACCAGGCGGTGTGGTTTGCTTTTTGCCATCCTACGAGTATTTGGATAAGGTTTACAAACATTTAGAGCAGTCCAGTGCGCTTGAGAGGATTGCGCGCAAGAAAAGCGTTTTCAGGGAGGTCTCGGGCTCAGCGGACCAGCTCTTGGAGAAGTATGCCGCAGCTATTAAGGTATCATCTGGCTCCGGAGGAGCCCTGCTCTTGAGTGTCGTCGGAGGAAAGCTCTCCGAGGGCCTAAACTTTGCAGACGATCTTGGCCGGGCAGTCCTGGTAGTGGGTCTACCATATCCCAATCGCCAGTCGCCGGAACTGCAGCAGCGAATGCGACACCTAGATGAAAAGCTTGGTTTTGGATGCGGCAATGAATTCTAC GAGAATCTTTGCTTGAAGGCTGTCAACCAGTGCATTGGACGAGCAGTTCGTCACATCAATGACTACGCTTGTGTTTATCTGCTAGATGAACGCTTTGCGAATCCAAGGATACAGAGAAAGCTACCAGAATGGATTTCCCGCCACATTGTGCAGGCGAGTACTGGAAAAGGAGGCTTTGGAGCTGTTCAAGCGCAAACTGCAAGATTTTTTAAGAGCAGATAA